From Zavarzinella sp., one genomic window encodes:
- a CDS encoding ABC transporter permease subunit: MKTLEILKDSLREAWDSMVLFIMLILIGVFLLIVSSIGFQPVTAEVAFKDFSSSLQRQPLAMERGEQILLQRPSGYSTKIENIKSQDSNRPQFSAHEFDLIITNDVSTERIPNPNVKKDPTVDEPLFVEVTKEVPAIQKIVGLWHYDGKSDYIEIPENSSITLDNIVVKKPLTEEMYQAYFKWLIEKQLTAPVKELSVNTSNLPKSMQLSVKVDPVKAPLEWPVGLSIGFGLYENADSGFPLGEVLFQFDKYVINSMAGMFIIGMGLVITSFFIPNTLRKGTIDLYLSKPINRTAFLVVKYLGGSFFVLILATTLVGGTYLITGLHWHLGP; encoded by the coding sequence ATGAAAACATTAGAAATTCTGAAAGATTCCCTCCGTGAAGCCTGGGACAGCATGGTGCTGTTCATCATGCTGATTCTGATCGGGGTATTTCTGTTGATTGTCTCCAGTATCGGCTTTCAGCCGGTGACTGCCGAGGTGGCATTTAAAGATTTTTCGAGCAGCCTGCAACGACAGCCATTGGCAATGGAGCGAGGGGAACAAATTCTTCTGCAAAGACCTAGTGGTTACTCAACGAAAATTGAAAATATCAAATCTCAAGATTCAAATCGCCCACAATTCAGTGCTCATGAGTTTGATTTGATCATTACGAATGACGTAAGCACAGAGCGAATCCCCAACCCAAATGTGAAGAAGGATCCTACTGTCGATGAGCCACTGTTTGTCGAAGTTACAAAAGAAGTACCTGCAATTCAGAAAATTGTTGGCTTGTGGCACTACGATGGCAAAAGCGATTACATCGAAATCCCTGAGAACAGTTCGATTACATTGGATAATATTGTGGTGAAGAAGCCATTAACTGAAGAAATGTATCAGGCCTATTTCAAGTGGCTGATTGAAAAACAGTTGACCGCACCGGTAAAGGAATTATCGGTCAATACATCCAATTTGCCCAAATCAATGCAATTGTCTGTCAAAGTTGACCCCGTAAAAGCACCTCTCGAATGGCCGGTAGGATTGTCGATCGGCTTTGGCTTATACGAAAACGCAGATTCTGGCTTTCCACTGGGTGAAGTTCTGTTTCAGTTCGATAAATATGTCATCAATTCGATGGCTGGGATGTTCATTATTGGTATGGGATTAGTGATTACATCATTTTTTATCCCAAACACCTTGCGAAAAGGCACAATCGATTTATATCTGTCAAAACCGATCAACCGTACTGCATTTCTGGTGGTGAAGTACCTGGGTGGATCGTTTTTCGTGTTGATTCTGGCAACAACGTTGGTCGGAGGTACATATCTGATCACTGGTCTGCACTGGCATCTGGGCCCATAG